The following coding sequences lie in one Phycicoccus duodecadis genomic window:
- a CDS encoding exonuclease SbcCD subunit D, translating to MRLLHTSDWHLGRSFHGVGLLGAQAAHLDHLVEVVRTEAVDAVLVSGDVYDRALPSPDTVQLLSETLERLVDAGARVVVSSGNHDSATRLGFASGLLERAGVHLRTTVADIGRPVMVGDVAVHPLPYLEPALVADDLGATERTHAGVLRAAMARVRADAATRGGRTVVMAHAFVSGGVASDSERDISVGGVSAVPVEVFDGVDYTALGHLHGRQRVSEAVRYSGSPVAMSFSEWRHRKGGLLVDLGGAGAVVDEVDAPVGRRLAVLRGTLDDLLADPRHAAAEGAWCQVTLTDASRPLGAMERLRRRFPHTLELRFEPEGAVRPLRPYAQRVRAESPVDVCCDFLDHVRAGQGADADERALLAEAVEASRVARGLTDDEGVARPGRAAGAA from the coding sequence ATGCGGTTGCTGCACACCTCCGACTGGCACCTGGGGCGCTCGTTCCACGGTGTCGGGCTGCTCGGGGCCCAGGCCGCCCACCTCGACCACCTGGTCGAGGTCGTGCGCACCGAGGCGGTCGACGCCGTGCTGGTCAGCGGCGACGTCTACGACCGTGCGCTGCCCTCCCCCGACACCGTGCAGCTGCTGTCCGAGACCCTCGAGCGCCTGGTCGACGCCGGCGCCCGGGTCGTCGTCTCCAGCGGCAACCACGACTCGGCCACGCGGCTCGGCTTCGCCTCGGGCCTGCTCGAGCGCGCCGGGGTCCACCTGCGCACCACCGTCGCCGACATCGGCCGCCCGGTGATGGTCGGCGACGTCGCGGTCCACCCTCTCCCCTACCTCGAGCCGGCTCTGGTCGCCGACGACCTCGGCGCCACCGAGCGCACCCACGCCGGGGTGCTGCGAGCCGCCATGGCCCGGGTGCGGGCCGACGCCGCCACGCGGGGCGGCCGCACGGTCGTCATGGCCCACGCGTTCGTCTCCGGGGGCGTCGCCAGCGACTCCGAGCGCGACATCTCGGTCGGCGGGGTGTCGGCGGTGCCGGTGGAGGTCTTCGACGGCGTCGACTACACCGCGCTGGGGCACCTGCACGGGCGGCAGCGGGTCTCCGAGGCCGTGCGCTACAGCGGCTCGCCGGTGGCGATGTCCTTCAGCGAGTGGCGCCACCGCAAGGGCGGCCTGCTGGTCGACCTCGGCGGCGCCGGTGCCGTCGTCGACGAGGTCGACGCCCCGGTCGGCCGCCGGCTGGCCGTGCTGCGCGGCACCCTCGACGACCTGCTGGCCGACCCCCGGCACGCCGCCGCCGAGGGCGCCTGGTGCCAGGTCACGCTCACCGACGCCTCCCGGCCCCTCGGCGCCATGGAGCGGCTGCGCCGGCGCTTCCCGCACACCCTCGAGCTCCGCTTCGAGCCCGAGGGTGCGGTCCGCCCGCTCCGGCCCTACGCGCAGCGGGTGCGGGCCGAGTCGCCCGTCGATGTCTGCTGCGACTTCCTCGACCACGTGCGCGCCGGCCAGGGCGCCGACGCCGACGAGCGGGCCCTGCTCGCGGAGGCCGTCGAGGCCTCCCGGGTGGCGCGCGGGCTCACCGACGACGAGGGCGTGGCGCGGCCGGGTCGCGCGGCGGGGGCGGCGTGA
- a CDS encoding AAA family ATPase, giving the protein MRIHRLEVQAFGPFAERVVVDVDEVSAGGLFLVHGPTGSGKTSLLDAVCFALYADVPGARRKQALRSDHAAPETVPQVVLEATVGGRRLRITRSPEWYRPKKRGGGTTRVQPSVVLEERGAAGWAAVSTRHDEVADVVLDVLGMGLRQFSSVVMLPQGDFAAFLRATPEDRREILERLFDIGVYSDVEQWLADARRDGAAALDGARLGLQGELARLDDVLGAVAPPSGGPALEPESTLAETPVERLPERLAEVAASLTERLTVSMTALDAAETAEAAAARTLAEARATADHRRRGEQARARLAELDRTGEQHRDRAAALAAADRAAGVRGHLAAAARARAELQAAAHEVGTLEQVVHALGADPGTAPVAELARQAQALDDVSAALQRDTVTARELRAGLERGEDHRAGLEARRVEADAALPAAREAVEVAATEVDRLSADGARAVDLAAAVREHERRLALCERVEADRARLAALEPRLLAARDDLSGRLAALIDLQQRRLDGMAAELAAALSDGDPCPVCGALEHPAAAVAADPVTTEHLAEAEQVVAAARSALSVVEVEVGELGAAVRTRESVLDGAGRDDVEAALVAARTAHTEAVAAGHALAAATTALQRRRTEAERLAGEYESLTGTLSALDERLVEVAAEVEATAARLSAGLGAHAGCPCGGGPDAQRHTRVRQALLDLAAAHDAADAAQSRLTATLDDLGSALAEAGFDTEAGAEAALLPVAEADRLRDAVLAHERDRTTASAALAEAEVTAALAAEPPAIGDLEAAVAVARRTVLAAGSEHDALRRAARTLERLRPVLEEACAAVGEQAGRQARIRELADTAGGIGPDNTLRMRLSSFVLAARLEKVAILANERLAVMGAGRYLLEHTDDRAARGARSGLGLRVLDQWTGRARDTASLSGGESFMASLALALGLADAVREEAGGLDLGTLFIDEGFGSLDDDSLEQVLTVLDGLREGGRAVGVVSHVADLRARIPHQVVVTKGPSGSGVSVRAGATAPAA; this is encoded by the coding sequence GTGAGGATCCACCGGCTCGAGGTCCAGGCCTTCGGTCCCTTCGCCGAGCGGGTCGTCGTCGACGTCGACGAGGTCTCGGCCGGCGGGCTGTTCCTGGTCCACGGCCCCACCGGGTCGGGCAAGACCAGCCTGCTCGACGCCGTCTGCTTCGCGCTCTACGCCGACGTCCCCGGGGCCCGCCGCAAGCAGGCCCTGCGCAGCGACCACGCCGCGCCCGAGACCGTGCCCCAGGTGGTGCTCGAGGCCACCGTGGGCGGCCGGCGGCTGCGCATCACCCGCTCCCCCGAGTGGTACCGCCCCAAGAAGCGCGGCGGCGGCACCACGAGGGTCCAGCCCTCGGTGGTCCTCGAGGAGCGCGGCGCTGCCGGGTGGGCGGCCGTCAGCACCCGCCACGACGAGGTCGCCGACGTCGTGCTCGACGTCCTCGGGATGGGGCTGCGGCAGTTCTCGTCCGTCGTGATGCTGCCGCAGGGCGACTTCGCGGCCTTCCTGCGGGCGACGCCCGAGGACCGTCGCGAGATCCTCGAGCGGCTCTTCGACATCGGGGTCTACTCCGACGTCGAGCAGTGGCTCGCGGACGCCCGGCGCGACGGTGCCGCCGCCCTCGACGGCGCACGGCTGGGCCTCCAGGGCGAGCTCGCCCGCCTCGACGACGTCCTCGGGGCCGTGGCCCCGCCGTCCGGCGGCCCGGCCCTCGAGCCGGAGTCCACCCTGGCCGAGACGCCGGTCGAGCGGCTGCCCGAGCGGCTGGCCGAGGTGGCCGCGTCCCTGACCGAGCGCCTCACCGTCTCGATGACCGCCCTGGACGCCGCCGAGACCGCCGAGGCCGCCGCCGCCCGCACCCTGGCCGAGGCCCGGGCCACCGCCGACCACCGCCGCCGGGGCGAGCAGGCCCGCGCCCGGCTCGCCGAGCTCGACCGCACCGGCGAGCAGCACCGCGACCGGGCCGCCGCCCTGGCCGCGGCCGACCGCGCCGCCGGGGTGCGGGGTCATCTCGCCGCCGCCGCTCGAGCCCGGGCCGAGCTGCAGGCCGCCGCCCACGAGGTCGGCACCCTGGAGCAGGTCGTGCACGCCCTCGGCGCCGACCCCGGCACCGCGCCCGTGGCCGAGCTCGCCCGACAGGCGCAGGCGCTCGACGACGTCTCGGCAGCGCTGCAGCGCGACACCGTGACCGCGCGCGAGCTGCGGGCCGGGCTCGAGCGGGGCGAGGACCACCGGGCCGGCCTCGAGGCGCGCCGCGTCGAGGCCGACGCCGCCCTGCCGGCCGCGCGGGAGGCGGTCGAGGTGGCCGCCACCGAGGTCGACCGACTGTCGGCGGACGGCGCGCGCGCCGTCGACCTCGCCGCCGCGGTGCGCGAGCACGAGCGCCGGCTGGCCCTGTGCGAGCGGGTCGAGGCCGACCGGGCCCGGCTGGCCGCTCTCGAGCCGCGTCTCCTGGCGGCGCGCGACGACCTGTCGGGCCGGCTCGCCGCGCTCATCGACCTGCAGCAGCGGCGCCTCGACGGGATGGCCGCCGAGCTCGCCGCCGCCCTCTCGGACGGTGACCCGTGCCCCGTGTGCGGCGCCCTCGAGCACCCGGCGGCCGCCGTGGCCGCCGACCCCGTCACCACCGAGCACCTGGCCGAGGCCGAGCAGGTCGTGGCCGCGGCCCGCAGCGCCCTGTCGGTCGTCGAGGTCGAGGTCGGCGAGCTCGGCGCGGCGGTCCGCACCCGCGAGAGCGTGCTCGACGGCGCCGGCCGCGACGACGTCGAGGCCGCGCTGGTCGCGGCGCGCACGGCGCACACCGAGGCGGTCGCCGCGGGCCACGCGCTGGCCGCGGCCACCACTGCCCTGCAGCGACGGCGGACCGAGGCCGAGCGCCTGGCCGGGGAGTACGAGTCGCTCACCGGCACCCTCTCCGCCCTCGACGAGCGGCTGGTCGAGGTGGCGGCCGAGGTCGAGGCCACGGCCGCCCGCCTCTCCGCCGGGCTCGGCGCCCACGCCGGCTGCCCCTGCGGCGGGGGCCCCGACGCGCAGCGCCACACCCGGGTCCGCCAGGCCCTCCTGGACCTGGCGGCCGCGCACGACGCCGCCGACGCGGCGCAGTCCCGGCTCACCGCGACCCTCGACGACCTCGGCTCGGCCCTGGCCGAGGCGGGTTTCGACACCGAGGCGGGGGCCGAGGCCGCTCTGCTACCGGTGGCCGAGGCCGACCGGCTTCGCGATGCCGTGCTGGCCCACGAGCGCGACCGCACCACCGCATCGGCGGCCCTGGCCGAGGCCGAGGTCACCGCCGCCCTGGCCGCCGAGCCGCCCGCGATCGGCGACCTCGAGGCCGCGGTCGCCGTCGCCCGTCGCACGGTGCTCGCCGCGGGCTCCGAGCACGACGCGCTCCGCCGGGCCGCCCGCACCCTCGAGCGCCTCCGCCCGGTCCTCGAGGAGGCCTGCGCGGCCGTCGGCGAGCAGGCCGGGCGGCAGGCACGCATCCGCGAGCTGGCCGACACCGCCGGCGGCATCGGCCCCGACAACACGCTGCGGATGCGGCTCAGCTCGTTCGTGCTCGCCGCGCGCCTCGAGAAGGTCGCCATCCTGGCCAACGAGCGGCTCGCCGTCATGGGCGCCGGCCGCTACCTGCTCGAGCACACCGACGACCGCGCGGCCCGCGGGGCGCGCTCGGGGCTGGGCCTGCGCGTCCTCGACCAGTGGACCGGGCGCGCCCGCGACACCGCGTCCCTCTCGGGGGGTGAGTCGTTCATGGCTTCCCTGGCCCTGGCCCTGGGCCTGGCCGACGCCGTCCGCGAGGAGGCCGGCGGTCTCGACCTCGGGACGCTCTTCATCGACGAAGGCTTCGGCAGCCTCGACGACGACAGCCTCGAGCAGGTCCTCACCGTGCTCGACGGGCTGCGCGAGGGCGGCCGGGCCGTCGGTGTCGTCAGCCACGTCGCCGACCTGCGGGCCCGCATCCCGCACCAGGTCGTCGTCACCAAGGGCCCGTCCGGCAGCGGTGTCAGCGTGCGGGCCGGGGCGACGGCGCCCGCCGCCTGA
- the gcvP gene encoding aminomethyl-transferring glycine dehydrogenase, which yields MSTPILPDFAGRHIGPRESDLAGMLKVVGVDSLEHLVETAVPGGIRAVTELDIEPAASEAAVLAELRGVAARNRVLTSLIGLGYYGTLTPAVIQRGVLENPAWYTAYTPYQPEISQGRLEALLNFQTMVSDLTGLPIAGASLLDEATAAAEAMTLMRRGSKAPADAVLLVDEAVFPQTLAVVRTRAVPLDLPLVVADLREVTTADALRAAAGGREVFGVLVQYPALDGRLNDHRALAEAAHEVGALVTAAADLLALTLATPPGEWGADIAVGTTQRFGVPMGFGGPHAGYMSVRPGLERTLPGRLVGVSVDADGAPAYRLALQTREQHIRREKATSNICTAQVLLAVMASMYAVYHGADGLRAIALRVHAHARTLAEALRAGGLEVLDGPVFDTVAVRAPGRAGDLVAGALAQGVNLWQHDDDTVLVSLDETTDLMVLGKVCRGLGVPAPDAVELAAPAWPEALVRGSEYLTHPVFSAHRSETAMLRYLRRLADRDFALDRGMIPLGSCTMKLNATTEMAAVTWPEFAHLHPFAPHEQTRGIRGLVDELSAWLCEITGYDAVSLQPNAGSQGELAGLLAIAAYHRANGDDERRVCLIPASAHGTNAASAVMAGMRVVVVRTDPISGNVDLDDLKAKVEEHREQLAAIMVTYPSTHGVFEDTITDLCAMVHDAGGQVYVDGANLNALVGVARPGHFGADVSHLNLHKTFCIPHGGGGPGVGPVACREHLAPFLPNHPLDPAAGPETGVGPVSAAPYGSAGILPISWAYVRLMGGAGLRRATEVAVLNANYVAARLREHYPVLYSGTDGLVAHECILDVRGITKETGVTVDDVAKRLVDYGFHAPTMSFPVAGTLMVEPTESEDLGEIDRFCDAMIAIKAEIDEVGAGTVAVADSVLRHAPHTARSLTTEWDHPYDRSRAAYPVGVDATAKYWPPVRRIDGAYGDRHLVCSCPPPEAFED from the coding sequence GTGAGCACGCCCATCCTTCCCGACTTCGCCGGTCGCCACATCGGCCCGCGCGAGTCCGACCTCGCCGGCATGCTCAAGGTGGTCGGTGTCGACTCCCTCGAGCATCTGGTCGAGACGGCGGTGCCCGGCGGCATCCGCGCCGTCACCGAGCTCGACATCGAGCCGGCCGCGTCCGAGGCCGCGGTCCTGGCCGAGCTGCGCGGGGTCGCCGCCCGCAACCGGGTGCTCACCTCGCTGATCGGCCTCGGCTACTACGGCACGCTCACACCGGCCGTCATCCAGCGGGGCGTCCTCGAGAACCCTGCCTGGTACACCGCCTACACGCCCTACCAGCCCGAGATCTCCCAGGGCCGCCTCGAGGCACTGCTCAACTTCCAGACCATGGTCTCGGACCTCACGGGCCTGCCCATCGCGGGTGCCTCGCTGCTCGACGAGGCGACCGCCGCCGCCGAGGCGATGACGCTGATGCGCCGAGGCTCCAAGGCCCCGGCCGACGCGGTGCTGCTGGTCGACGAGGCCGTCTTCCCGCAGACCCTGGCCGTCGTGCGCACGCGCGCCGTGCCGCTCGACCTCCCCCTGGTGGTGGCCGACCTGCGCGAGGTGACCACCGCGGACGCGCTGCGAGCCGCCGCCGGCGGCCGCGAGGTGTTCGGGGTGCTGGTGCAGTACCCCGCGCTCGACGGGCGCCTGAACGACCACCGCGCGCTGGCCGAGGCCGCCCACGAGGTCGGCGCCCTGGTCACCGCTGCGGCCGACCTGCTCGCGCTGACCCTCGCCACGCCGCCGGGGGAGTGGGGCGCCGACATCGCGGTGGGCACGACGCAGCGGTTCGGGGTGCCGATGGGCTTCGGCGGCCCGCACGCCGGTTACATGAGCGTGCGCCCCGGGCTCGAGCGGACCCTGCCCGGCCGCCTGGTCGGGGTGTCGGTCGACGCCGACGGTGCGCCGGCCTACCGGCTCGCCCTGCAGACCCGTGAGCAGCACATCCGCCGTGAGAAGGCGACCTCCAACATCTGCACCGCGCAGGTGCTCCTGGCCGTCATGGCCAGCATGTACGCCGTCTACCACGGCGCCGACGGTCTCCGGGCGATCGCGCTCCGGGTGCACGCCCACGCCCGGACCCTGGCCGAGGCGCTGCGCGCCGGCGGCCTCGAGGTGCTCGACGGGCCGGTGTTCGACACCGTCGCCGTGCGCGCACCGGGCCGCGCCGGCGACCTGGTCGCCGGGGCCCTGGCCCAGGGCGTGAACCTGTGGCAGCACGACGACGACACGGTGCTGGTGAGCCTGGACGAGACCACCGACCTGATGGTCCTGGGCAAGGTCTGCCGGGGGCTGGGCGTCCCGGCGCCCGACGCCGTCGAGCTCGCCGCGCCGGCGTGGCCCGAGGCGCTGGTGCGCGGCAGCGAGTACCTGACCCACCCGGTGTTCTCGGCGCACCGCTCCGAGACCGCGATGCTGCGCTACCTGCGCCGGCTCGCCGACCGCGACTTCGCCCTCGACCGCGGGATGATCCCGCTCGGCTCCTGCACCATGAAGCTCAACGCGACGACCGAGATGGCCGCGGTCACCTGGCCCGAGTTCGCCCACCTGCACCCGTTCGCCCCCCACGAGCAGACCCGCGGCATCCGCGGCCTCGTCGACGAGCTGTCGGCCTGGCTGTGCGAGATCACCGGCTACGACGCGGTCTCGCTGCAGCCCAACGCCGGCTCCCAGGGTGAGCTCGCCGGGCTGCTGGCGATCGCCGCCTACCACCGGGCCAACGGAGACGACGAGCGCCGGGTGTGCCTCATCCCGGCCAGCGCGCACGGCACCAACGCCGCCAGCGCCGTCATGGCCGGGATGCGGGTGGTCGTGGTCAGGACCGACCCGATCAGCGGCAACGTCGACCTGGACGACCTCAAGGCCAAGGTCGAGGAGCACCGAGAGCAGCTCGCGGCGATCATGGTCACCTACCCCTCCACGCACGGGGTGTTCGAGGACACCATCACCGACCTGTGCGCGATGGTGCACGACGCGGGCGGCCAGGTGTACGTCGACGGGGCGAACCTCAACGCCCTCGTCGGCGTGGCGCGGCCCGGCCACTTCGGTGCCGACGTCTCGCACCTGAACCTGCACAAGACCTTCTGCATCCCGCACGGCGGCGGCGGCCCCGGGGTGGGTCCGGTCGCGTGCCGCGAGCACCTGGCGCCGTTCCTGCCCAACCACCCGCTCGACCCGGCCGCCGGCCCCGAGACCGGGGTGGGTCCGGTCTCGGCCGCACCCTACGGGTCGGCCGGCATCCTGCCGATCTCCTGGGCGTACGTGCGCCTCATGGGTGGGGCCGGCCTGCGGCGCGCCACGGAGGTGGCCGTGCTCAACGCCAACTACGTCGCGGCGCGGCTGCGGGAGCACTACCCGGTGCTGTACTCGGGCACCGACGGGCTGGTGGCGCACGAGTGCATCCTCGACGTGCGGGGCATCACCAAGGAGACGGGCGTGACCGTCGACGACGTCGCCAAGCGGCTGGTCGACTACGGCTTCCACGCCCCGACGATGTCCTTCCCGGTGGCCGGGACCCTCATGGTCGAACCCACCGAGAGCGAGGACCTCGGCGAGATCGACCGCTTCTGTGACGCGATGATCGCGATCAAGGCCGAGATCGACGAGGTCGGCGCCGGCACGGTGGCCGTGGCCGACAGTGTGCTGCGGCACGCGCCGCACACCGCGCGGTCGCTGACGACCGAGTGGGACCACCCGTACGACCGGTCGCGCGCGGCCTACCCCGTCGGCGTCGACGCCACGGCGAAGTACTGGCCGCCGGTGCGGCGCATCGACGGGGCCTACGGCGACCGGCACCTCGTGTGCTCGTGCCCGCCGCCGGAGGCGTTCGAGGACTGA